One segment of Pelecanus crispus isolate bPelCri1 chromosome 2, bPelCri1.pri, whole genome shotgun sequence DNA contains the following:
- the LOC142592866 gene encoding feather keratin 2-like, with translation MACYDLCNPCGPTPLANSCNEPCVRQCEDSRVVIQPSTVVVTLPGPILTSFPQNTAVGSSTSAAVGSALSAQGVPISGGFGYGYGFGGLGCFGARRACYPC, from the coding sequence atggcctgctacgacctctgcaacccctgcggacccaccccgctggctaacagctgcaacgagccctgcgtcAGGCAGTGCGAGGACTCCCGCGTCGTCATCCAGCCTTCCACCGTGGTGGTCACCCTGCCAGGGCCCAtcctcacctccttcccccagaacaccgccgtcggatcctccacatcggctgccgtgggcagcgctctcagcgcccagggagtgcccatctccggcGGCTTCGGCTACGGCTACGGCTTcggaggcctgggctgcttcggcgccagaagagcctgctacccctgctaa
- the LOC142592964 gene encoding feather keratin 2-like: MACYDLCNPCGPTPLANSCNEPCVRQCEDSRVVIQPPAVLVTLPGPILSSFPQNTAVGSSTSAAVGSALSAQGVPISGGFGYGYGFGGLGCFGARRACYPC; the protein is encoded by the coding sequence atggcctgctacgacctctgcaacccctgcggacccaccccgctggctaacagctgcaacgagccctgcgtcAGGCAGTGCGAGGACTCCCGCGTTGTCATCCAGCCTCCCGCCGTGCTGGTCACCCTGCCAgggcccatcctcagctccttcccccagaacaccgccgtcggatcctccacatcggctgccgtgggcagcgctctcagcgcccagggagtgcccatctccggcGGCTTCGGCTACGGCTACGGCTTcggaggcctgggctgcttcggcgccagaagagcctgctacccctgctaa